From one Nocardioides yefusunii genomic stretch:
- a CDS encoding helix-turn-helix transcriptional regulator, producing MKVALQDPLLRIEDVAALTGIPVNTWRTWIASKKGPQPAKLGGRLFWRRSQIDRWLDEQFAAAAASERK from the coding sequence ATGAAGGTTGCACTGCAGGATCCGCTGCTCCGCATTGAGGATGTAGCCGCCCTGACCGGGATCCCGGTCAACACGTGGCGGACGTGGATCGCAAGCAAGAAGGGCCCCCAGCCGGCCAAGCTCGGGGGCCGACTGTTCTGGCGCCGCTCCCAGATCGACCGCTGGCTGGACGAGCAGTTCGCCGCCGCGGCCGCGAGTGAGCGCAAGTGA